The segment AGATAATAACTAAATCCAACCTACAAAGGGACGAAAAAAAAGCCTATAAACTTTCTTTCCCCATATCATGACAAACattcttttattttcaattgtagtagtatatttatatcagattttgatattttttcataATATACTTGGGAACTAAGAAGTAAAAGAgcaatttaatagtagtatgttACAAAACGCATTTTATATAAcaaaataatgtaatataattatttcttattgtgaacatgggttttaagaaatgtaaagaatatcgaattagaaaaattagtgaaatatgagactcacttttttatattagttttataataaaacgtgTGTGAAGTGAGTTAAGAGATTGTGAGACATACTTACCATTTGtggtaaaaatgaagtttgactcttattgtgggacggaccaaaatagtaaaatgtgactcttatagttggacggagagagtattaactTAATGACCGATGTATGAACAAATTGTCGTTCAATACACATATCTCACATTTCAATAAAACAGTACACGAGGTTTATATAACAATATTGTAGCCTTGTCATAAAATCGTCTTGAGTTCATAATATATTAGAAATTATTTATgaaatcaaaaccaaaaaatCTAACATTAACTCTCTTAGCTTCATCCACAAAAAGTGTGGTATCTTATTGCTAATTTGAATCATCCATGTAGAGCAtggtttttctattttagtataCCCCATAGGAGTATATCTTGAAAAATGATATTGTTAATCTTTTTCAACACATTTACTCACTTTATAATAACGCAAAGAGAGCCGAATTCATCATCACTTGACACGTAAAATTGTACCATGGATAATAGTAGGGCTCAAACAGTATATTAGAAAATGCTCCTTAATTTGTCTACAGTACTATACAAATGACATGTGGTCGTTTCCACTATAAATACAAGGGATTTTGGTGATTCAACCATAGAAAAAGTAGTTGTTGTTGAATGTTGATAATGATTAAGAAGAGATCAGATCCTCTTGTAATTGGTAAAGTGGTTGGAGAAGTGGTTGATAGCTTCTCCCCCACTGCCAAGATGTCTGTTATCTACAATTCCAAAAATCATGTCTACAATGGccatcatcttcttccttccACTCTTATCTCCAAACCTAAGGTTCTACTCCATGCTGCTGGagatttctctacttttttcacCTTGGTAAATATATGTACCTCTCTCTCTTGCCTGCAAACTTGATCCAGTTTTTGAGTCGAAATTGGGCAAAAATCGAAtttttagggtttaggtttGCAAAGAGATGAAAATGAAGGTGTCGTATGTTGTAGTGATTAACTTGTTCTACTTGTTGCAGATCATGACAGACCCTGATGTTCCTGGTCCTAGTGATCCATTCCTCAGAGAGCACGTACATTGGTAAGCTTGCTAAAATACAATCTTGTATTCTTCTTCATAATCATTTAACTATAGTGGACAAGGTTTCtcatatatggagtactataatttatacACAAGGAATAGCGTTATATTATGTTATGAAATGGATTGATGTTGAACAATACTACAATGACTATCCctaaattttatttgtattttttctgtttttatcacaaagaaataaaaaaagaaaaactgcTACAATATATAATGGCTTAGTAAGGtttcatttttacaaaatttgttGAATTTATGTTGGTGATACTGATATGATTCGATCATCCATATGTACAGAAAAACTATGTCCAAGTATAAATGAGACATTAGTtggttaagaaaaaaaattaattagaagaCTGAGTGATGATTTGATCATCTTTTTGAACAGGATAGTGACAAATATACCAGGCAGCACGGACTCTTCATTTGGTTagaaattattttgattttcttctacatgaataaataaattctgTTTTTTAGATTATTACTAGTATACACTACTGCAGGGAGAGAAGTGGTTAGCTACGAAATGCCAAGGCCAAACATAGGAATACATCGGCTGGTATTTATTCTGTACAAGCAGAAGAAGAGGATGCAGTCTGTGAGCGTCCCTCTTTGCAGAGATGGATTCTGCAGCAGGAAATTTTCCGTTGAACACGAATTAGGACAACCCGTCGCTGCCCTCTTCTTCAACTGCCAACGTGAGACCGCTGCTAGAGCACGCTAGCTCCTAGACCGTACTGCTCCTTAATACGAGAATAAACTatgattgtaatttgtaattctCTACTATATAATCAAAATTAAGTAGCTACTACGTGGAGTGTTGTATTTTGTTCGATGGAAAATGTTAATTGCGTATATTTAGGACAAGAGTAGTCTTTTTTATGTTACTTGGTATATACtatcttttttttgtttctttggaATATTTGTAGGTTTTTACTCTTGGATGTCAAATTGGAAATAGTTCTACAATATTTCCAAACTGACACCGGGAGGAACACTTGCAACATGTCCACTCCGGTCTCGTCCCTCTAGGACGGGACGATCTGCGTACGCTGCggacaaaaaaaaaagcaaacctCGAGTACTATAAATTGATATTTCTAATGTTTTTTAAGATTATAAAGTTGTAACTCTTTTTctgataatttaattaatttatttgtttttctcAATATTTCTAATGTTAGAATTGaattttacttttagttatcaCACTAAGGGTGTGTTCACTTTAGAAGAATTCAATTTCTAATATTTCCAAGATTAAAATCCTCCAAGAATTGAGGCATAACCATTGATTAGTATACAAGATTTGAATTCAAATAAGGGCCAAATAGTAACTCAAAATGATGACTTTGACCTAATAGAATTATGGATTGACAAATTTATCCATCCAAATGAAAAGGTGGGGCAAATATGTAAAACCAGTCCATTTCTTGGTGCACTTTTTAATGCACAAACAAATCTTACCTATTTGACAAGATTTCAATTCTTCCTCAATTGGTATGAACCGTGCGGGCTGACCCCCAATTGTAAGGCCCCCAACAATTAATTAGTGGAAGGTAAACAACCATAATTTCCCCAATTGGACCAAGAATTGCCCAATTCTTACATAATGAACACGCCCTAAGATTATCTGTATAATTAATCGTATCAACCCAATATGTTAATAGGCGACTATGTTAATTTTCCGAAATGGCTGAAAATTGAGTGGCGAATTATATGCTTTAGATATTGCGTTTATAGATATATAAATTAGATGTCGAAGCTTGATTATTAGGATTTGTGTCTGAtggttccgcgaatttttgatggtgatgaatgctggaaaatgcagatcacgacacagagaatttacgtggttcgatttactgaggtaaatctacgtccacgggaagaaaagagggcagagttgtattgcttgatctgttttctacagcttacaatacagacttgctatttgatcttttatctctagagagcttaacagaacttaacctttatctatctgatctaggttctatttatacattgaaccaagatcgtggcatgcagcaccatttactaggcagtggatgtcgtggagatcgtggcgatcttgcatgggtccactatcctgcatgagttaatgactgcttgacaccactaaatagatcgtgggtgtagtggaggtggaaatcctgcatgagtccactatctcctagttcggtcgaatactgagaccgaactgctgaattattgccgagcagcttttgccgatctgagagtagagcttgatgccgacctgagagcagagtttgattggttggcttttaccgagctgtaggctggggccgaactctttggttgtgccgaactgaactctttagtcatgccggactgatactctttagtcatgccgaactgatactctttcttgggctttaggctgatgggctttactgctgttgggcttgtttagtacgtactccatcactacccccccccgaaaagcgaagtgaatcacttcggcattctggataaaggtacggggtaagttgatatttgtcctcggtcttatgaagtgaactcttctttgaccggacttggtttgtgtcctaatttggcgagttttatcgctcggatcggactttccgttgtcctaatttggggatcggactttcccttgtcctaattcggcgagttttatcgcgtggatcggactttcccttgtcctaattcaggcaagttttatcgcgtgaatcggacttttgttgcagttcgtttcagacgaagtgcttgattcttaagctgaattgtggtcttgtatcctctttagaagcttggacttcacaatcgttggcttattgcagttcgtttcagacgaagtgcttgtttaagctgaattgtggtcttgtatcctctttagaagctttgactcacaatcgttggcttgtatatgttctaagaaggggatcagccttcgaagaacaagatacctcagtaacatttgtaagagacgacacgcacagagacagacaaaacacacagacaaaacgcacagagacaaacaaagaccaagcaaaccaaagaaagcacattgaccgaacaggactcaagactgactgaccggactgtctcttacaaatggaacttcttgaggttggaaatgtgccatgttcggggtacctgttctcctgacatgtgagccaatttgtaagaccctttgccgaggacttctgacacccgatacggaccttcccatgtgggttcgagcttgcccagcttttctgctcggcttacttcgttgtttctcaagacgagatctcccacttgaaattgcagattcttcaccctttggttgtaataccgggctacttgctccttgtacttggctgcttttatgcatgccaattctcttctttcttcggcaagatctagctcggctctcagtccgtcgtcattcatttctgctgataaattttgagttcggggactgggtatgccgatctccaccggaatcacggcttcagtgccgtacacaagactgtacggagtttcaccgttggaggttgtgggtgtagttcggtaggaccataggacttgagggagattttctacccattgtcctttggcttgttctaaccgagcttttaaccctttcaccaggatacgatttgttacctccgtttgtccgtttgcttgtggatgagagaccgaagtgaaccgctgttgaatattcagctcttggcaccaattcttgaacgtcttgtcggtgaactgagtcccgttatccgagatgaggatgtggggtatgccaaatcggcacactatgttcttccagacgaaatccaatgccttcgagctcgttatcgtagctaatggttcagcttccacccacttcgtaaagtagtccacggcaacgataaggaatttcatttgccgaggagcttgaggaagtggtcccactatgtctatgccccattgcatgaaaggccaagggctttgcatagtggatagatcggtctgcggcatccttgggacatttgcatggatttggcacttcgggcatgtcttgacgagctgcactgcttcttgtaccaaggttggccaataatatccccatcttagaacttttttagctaaagctctggctccgatgtggctaccgcacgatccttcatgaacttctctgaggatgtagtccgtctcttctggtcctacgcaccgcaataacggctggaggtaagactttctaaagaggactccttcatgaagttcgtaccgaagtgctcggcacgtgatcttccgagcttctctcttatcctcgggcaattgtccttgatccagatactgcaagatcgacgtcatccagttcggcgagctggatactgaatgtacctcggcttcatcaatgcttcgatgcattaattcttccgcctttgagctcggatctgaggccaacttacttaaggtatctgctcggctattttccgctctgggaatgcggattatccgaaaataggagaaacttcggctgatgctttgcgctttgtccaaatactttttcattctctcgtcacgagcttcacttgtacccaacatgtgatttactatgacttgtgaatcacaatggactttgagagatttgacgagcagactttgcgctaactggagtccggccaggagggcttcgtactcggcttcattattagtagtggggaataggaaccgaagtgaataggttacctcgtgtccatcgggagcgataagcagaataccagctccacttcccgttttattcgaagctccatctacgaatccgctccagcagtccggcggctctacttcggattccaagggctgtgctagttcggcattggcagaattcttctgttcggcaataacaggaattgcttgatcgaactttgcttctgcaagaaaatctgccaaggcttgtcccttgatggctttccgaggtagatattcaattgtgtgctctcccaactctatagcccacttggcgattctgcctgatgcttctggtttggtcaacacttgccgaagtggcagatcagtcaagacgcataccttgtgagcatagaagtatggccgcagtctccttgctgcatttactaacgccagagcaattttttccagaggttgatacctggtttctggacctcttaatgctcggcttataaaatagatgggaagctgctttaggccttcttctcgtacaagcaccgcgctgatggtttgatccgatgccgctaagtataagaatattacttcggcttcggttggagcagagagaataggaagctcgactagataacttttgagctcgtcaaaggcctttttctgctcggctccccactcgaactttggtgcctttttcaacaccttgaagaacggcagttgcttttcggctgcttgggaaaggaatctattcaatgcggctagacatccagttagtctttgcacatcgtgtatggacttcggcatcgccatgttctgaataacttgaacttttgagggatttgccttgagtccgtcctttgaaacccaacaacccagcaAACGGACTGAGCTTTTAAACCtctgctctatgacttcagagacgatttagtcttcccggcagggagagcgtcaatagttaggattactccatcatattgcggctcgttatcgtcttcgggatcccgttgccttttcggatcctgaggagcgcagttcgcacctccctgctttttgttccttttcggctgcttgctttggtatttttttaacgtccctgctttcacaagggcatcaatacctgcagccaaatgtcggcactcctcggtatcgtgaccgtagtcttgatggaaggagcaatattgatcctgaggtcggcgcgcggccgatttcgtcatccgccttggcttttcgaacatatcggaatgcagttcgaaaatttccgctcttgacttgttcaatggtacgaactgagcgggcggcttctcaggattgagacgtggtcccaatctgccttgtaccggtgccctttgaattctttcaaaaggagttcggcgaggaagcacctggccgctttgatcgggcttctttttctcttctcgggatgagctgtctaaagaccgttttcgacggtctgcctcatccgcacgggaaaactggtccgcaatgtcccacatttcttgagctgtttgcggaccgcactccacgagctttctgtagagagctccgggcaggattccattttggaatgccgaaatgacaagtagatcgttgagatcatctacttgtaggcattccttgtggaatctcgtcatgaagtcgctgatcttttcgtcgcgaccttgacgtatagaaagcagctgagccgaagtgatccgggcttccgctttctgaaagaacctcctgtggaaagcatccattagatctcggtaagatctaatgctgccttggggaggctatcgaaccaccttctcgcgttcccggtaagaagctcggggaacagcttgcacatatggacctcattgagaccctggttcgccatattatactgatagcgtcccaagaagtcatgaggatccactagcccgtcataagtcattgacggtgtccggtagttccgcggcaaaggagttcgggtgatatcgtccgagaacggagtctttaatgctccgtacatggcgaacccgatatttcttcggtacggaggagatggagttctcctgtggttccggtaccgaggaggaacaggaacatgtcggggttgaggattctttctcctggaagacacgtcactactgcggtagtgactttcatgtctggatgaggagggagaatccgccgttgtcttctccggctgttggctcttctgcaggaaggttaagaactcctcctgcttctcggccaagaacagcttgacagcttcatttaaatcgggctgctgggaagactcggtgcgatctctcctggagtggcttgttccttcttcgtgagaaccggaggtagatgtctcccgaggccgtttttcagacctgcgagctggactagcttcctcacggttatcacaaacggtattatgggtagtgtgtgatctggtatgcatttttttggggtggaaaaagggtcaaaaattcgctttatcacaaatttggttctctgtttcccacagacggcgccagtgatggttccgcgaatttttgatggtgatgaatgctggaaaatgcagatcacgacacagagaatttacgtggttcgatttactgaggtaaatctacgtccacgggaagaaaagagggcagagttgtattgcttgatctgttttctacagcttacaatacagacttgctatttgatcttttatctctagagagcttaacagaacttaacctttatctatctgatctaggttctatttatacattgaaccaagatcgtggcatgcagcaccatttactaggcagtggatgtcgtggagatcgtggcgatcttgcatgggtccactatcctgcatgagttaatgactgcttgacaccactaaatagatcgtgggtgtagtggaggtggaaatcctgcatgagtccactatctcctagttcggtcgaatactgagaccgaactgctgaattattgccgagcagcttttgccgatctgagagtagagcttgatgccgacctgagagcagagtttgattggttggcttttaccgagctgtaggctggggccgaactctttggttgtgccgaactgaactctttagtcatgccggactgatactctttagtcatgccgaactgatactctttcttgggctttaggctgatgggctttactgctgttgggcttgtttagtacgtactccatcagtgTCTTAACgcactttaaaaaaaataattataagagTTGCTTCATATCCTAAATGCGGAAGGtagaaaaaaaatcttaaataaatacagtataaatcctaaacaaggcttaaaaacaaaaaaggggatttattgattaaaaaaatagtgaaatagtactagtatagaTTAAAGCACGTGGGGCGTTAAATGAACAACTATGAAGCCCAACTTTTGGAGCACAAAGTACAAGCTAGTAAACAGAGACCCTAGAGCTAAATCACGCCGGCCTTAATTGggagttcaatttttttaaaaaaaacgtgTTTCGACTCTTGGCGCATGGATTAGATGCGAAGGTGCCCTCATTTCCCTTTCTCGTAGCCGGACACATTGATCCCCTCTCTCTCCTTCTTGGTTGACGTTGAGCTGGTGGATGTCTTTCCTCTCTGCTTATTGTTGTTCTTATCCATACTTATTTCTTGGCTATCTTGTTTCATATTTGTTGTCTGATTTGGTTATTTCTCCTTAACTGCTCATTGCTTGTTTTCtttggtggtgttcggttttcaagataaaataattatctcatgattattcatctaggattgaattgtgggattattttagtcatatgaggttagctatgactaattatccatctaggattgaattgtgggattgaatctcatgaaccaaacacactataaaATTAATCCCAGATACAATCTCAAATCAAATACCCATTTGTGTAATTGGATTATGTTACTGTTACATGTACTAATTATCTACTTTGTGGTTCAGCTAGGCATgtgaattgaattgaaaggaCAAAAGTTTGGTGGATTATAAGGTTGAAGATAGGACCAAATGTAGTTTATGTAGGTACAACAAGAGTAACCCTATAGCATCGTTCTACTTAATTTTTTCATGCAAAATGGTACCCCATAGAGAtataatttaagttaattcCTACTAATTGAATGAACAATTATAAGCCCGGCACAATTATTTGATCACTACATATAGTTgaggcatttcattttctgcactcgttttaaaaaaatgataataaatagttaaaaaggagagagagtaaagtaagtgacaAAATAAGGTAGACAAGAGTCTTATTTGCACTATTCTcgctcttattttatttttctctattttaactatttattatcatttttctaaaacaagtgcagaaaatgaaatgactcaactaccacAGAACATAGGAAGAATTAAATACACCATGCATGGATCATATGCGTTTTCAAAAAGAAGTTATATATATGCACCATGGTTATAACAGTGACATTTAATACAATGAGAAACACTACCTCTAACCATTCTTTTCAAAGTGTATTAGTTTTAGGTATTGCTACTCCCAACTCTAGTTGacaaatgaaacaaataaatatttataggtCTCATGAATTACTATATACTTGTGTTATCCAGCCTCAATTTACCCATGTAGAAGAACGAGTGGTGTTATTAAGTCTTTtacattttctttgtttttattgAGGTTTTTGTTGGAATAATTGAGTgaataattacataaaattttctatgatgattaaccaagaacgatGGAGAAAAAACACAAACTGAAGAGCAGAAGCGTACCTTGATCCATCTAGAATTGAACGGTTGAATTGCTTTGCAGCGGCTATgaatcttccaaacgatcagagACATTCTTCACAATAGTTTACcgagagaatacagagatatCGAATGTTCTTCTGACGTCTGGGGACCATAACCctagtttatatttatataaaatataaacctctttattttctattcagtccctcatcaaatagaaaatcGCATATGAtatctacacttatttccataacaaataaatacacttttAGCCCAACTATCTTTAGGATCACTTTAATTGGACAACTGAAAGATAgccatacacattaaattagtcacgtggaagcccaaatttctaacaatctcccacttgggtAACACATGACACCAAATAAATGTGTACAAATCGAATGAGCGCTCAAATATGCTATCACATAGTGTATTTCCGAACAATCTTATTGTCAACCATATCGACATAGGACTAAAGAGGCAGTCACCatattttttcatgattaaacCCATCAGTAATTACATATGCAAACAAAATCAACAACAGATCAATTATGGAGTGTAGCATGGAAATTTCATGCAAGGTGATCATACATGCTTATTTCCAACTGGTCCTCCCAAATCCTTAGTGAGatcaaaccaaaaccaaattaCAAAAGTAATGGATAAAACAAAATACTTTATTTCTGCTGAGAATAACATGAGTTTATAACTTCATGTTCAAAACACAATATAGAGCAATAACCAAAACTACTCCCACTGAACGGAAGTACCCTTAAACAACATAACACCCATTTGGGCTACATGCTCATGAAAGACCTTGGGTGATAGCCCCTTAATGAACGAATTTGTCATTATCAAATCCGTTCCCTTATTCTCTATATGTATTTGTCCATTCCAAACTCTTTATTTAACAACCAGGAAGCTCCTGTTGTTTTAGAATATAATACCGCAGAGTTATTGTCACAACATAACTTAAGTTGTCTTTCAATACTTTAACAATATGCAGCCTCGTGACAAAACTTTTGCAGTCATATTCAATTACTAGATGCCCCAAAACAAGTTACGGATTTTGTTGTCATGGCAGAAGTAGCTACAAGTGTTTGCTCAGCACTTCTCCACGAAATGGCTCCACAGCCAACAGACAAATTTAACTTAAAATGGATCATTTACGGTATTGGTATctaacaaaatcaaaatcaaaattcttaAAGATCTCTCCAAATGATTTGATTTTCTGTATGTGAGCATGTAATGCTTAGTTCTCTGT is part of the Salvia splendens isolate huo1 unplaced genomic scaffold, SspV2 ctg1133, whole genome shotgun sequence genome and harbors:
- the LOC121788749 gene encoding CEN-like protein 4; this encodes MIKKRSDPLVIGKVVGEVVDSFSPTAKMSVIYNSKNHVYNGHHLLPSTLISKPKVLLHAAGDFSTFFTLIMTDPDVPGPSDPFLREHVHWIVTNIPGSTDSSFGREVVSYEMPRPNIGIHRLVFILYKQKKRMQSVSVPLCRDGFCSRKFSVEHELGQPVAALFFNCQRETAARAR